The Synechococcus sp. MVIR-18-1 region GAAGTAGTCGCGTGCACAGCGGGTGAATTTGCTTGCCACTCGGCAATGGGGAGGAAGATCCGTCGCCCGCTGATATCCACTGCTGGCCTTCACAGCCACTGCCATACGGCACCCTCCAAAGCCCAGGTCAACCAATTGCGCGACAGGCATCTGGTGCTCCCGCAAAACGTCGTACCCAACCACTCCAAGTTGAGCTTGCCCATAGGCCACGTAGACAGGAACATCTCCGTTCCTCACAAGCAAAGCTCTGGCTCGACCACATGCAGATGGAACCATCAGTTGCCTGTTATCGGGGTCGAGAACTGCAGAAAAGTCGAGCCCGGCCGCCGCAAATCGGGCCACTGAATCTTTCAGAAGTGCTCCCTTGGCTAGGGCAACAGTGATCATGGAATCAAGCGTTGAGCAGAACTTTAACGATGGCGATGGCCTCCACGATTGATGGCATCCACCCAGTAGCCGTCCTCAGCGACAACATCGTCTGGGTTTGGGTGCATGGCAATCAGGCCATCGTCATCGATCCTGCCGTCTCTGAACCCATCATCGACTGGCTCGACACGCGTGGGCTGCAGCTCGTCGCAGTGCTTCAGACCCATCACCACTCCGACCATATCGGCGGCACCCCTGGACTTCTTCAACGCTGGTCATCAGCTGAAGTCGTGGCCGCTGCGGACGACCTAGAGCGCATCCCATTTCAAACGCTGTCCGTCCACGACGGTGACGCCATTGAGCTCCTGGGCAGGCCCGTAAGGGTTATGGATGTGCATGCCCATACCCGAGCTCACATTGCTTACTGGTTGCCAGAGGGAGCGTCCTCAACCTCTCAGACCAGTGCGTTGTTCTGCGGCGACACCATGTTCAGCGGCGGATGTGGACGGCTCTTTGAGGGAACCCCTGCAGACATGCACCGCGCTCTGCAAAGGCTGGGGTCCCTGCCCCCAGACACCTTGGTCTGCTGCGCTCACGAATACACCGAGGGAAATCTTCGCTGGGCCGCGCAACAGGTGCCTAACGATGCCCTCATCACAAACCGACTGCAGGAGGTTCAGGCGAAACGTCGGTCAGGTTCCCTAACCCTTCCCAGCAGCATTGCCGAGGAGTGGCGCTCCAATTTGTTCTTACGGGCGACCAGCGCCGAACAATTGGGACGTCTGCGTCAACACAAAGACAATTGGAGAGGTTGATCACATCAATTCAAAACTTGAAGTGATAGGCACTGAGGATGGAGCAGAACCTCACTGTTTTGTTGCAAAGAAAGCTTGCAGCGCAATCCCCTCTGATGGTCTTCAGCAAGAGGCCTGATGAGCCGCAACTGCTGATCTCCAATCTGAATGCGATACAGCCAGGAGCGACCCAAAAACTCCCGCCCCATCACATAGGCATCTCCTGCAGGATCAGGAGCCAAATCGATCAATGCCGGATCAACTAAAACGGTGGCGTCATCAGGAAGCGCCATAGACCGCTGCCCTTCTGGAATCTCCAGATCACCAAGCAAACAACGGCACAACGACGTGGATCCGTCCCTCCAAACCGGAAGCACATTGCGTTGAAGCACAAACCGGCCCACAAAGGGTGTTGCCGGGACTTCCACGAGCTCACGGGGAGTAGCGCATTGATGAAGTTGACCGTCACGAAGAATGGCAACCCGCCCGCAGATAGCAAGGGCCTCCTCCGGGTCGTGGGTCACCAACAAACCGCTGGCCCCGCACGCACTGAGCACTCCGGGTAGCTCACTGCGCAAGCGCAAACGCACTTCAACATCAAGGTTGGAGAAGGGTTCGTCCAGCAACAAAACAGAGGGCGCAGGCGCGAGAGCCCTTGCGAGAGCCA contains the following coding sequences:
- a CDS encoding ABC transporter ATP-binding protein → MVTAQNEISFSRSVLMESWPVELEGLWHRYGGADEAWILKDINLQLKTGELVGLLGPSGCGKTTLLRLIAGFEHPSKGVVRLHGNDVASSRLRLAPERRGVGMVFQDYALFPHLNAWENTCFGLRRGQDTSRASWLLELLGLTDLKGRYPHELSGGQRQRLALARALAPAPSVLLLDEPFSNLDVEVRLRLRSELPGVLSACGASGLLVTHDPEEALAICGRVAILRDGQLHQCATPRELVEVPATPFVGRFVLQRNVLPVWRDGSTSLCRCLLGDLEIPEGQRSMALPDDATVLVDPALIDLAPDPAGDAYVMGREFLGRSWLYRIQIGDQQLRLIRPLAEDHQRGLRCKLSLQQNSEVLLHPQCLSLQVLN
- the hisG gene encoding ATP phosphoribosyltransferase is translated as MITVALAKGALLKDSVARFAAAGLDFSAVLDPDNRQLMVPSACGRARALLVRNGDVPVYVAYGQAQLGVVGYDVLREHQMPVAQLVDLGFGGCRMAVAVKASSGYQRATDLPPHCRVASKFTRCARDYFDAIDLPVELVHLTGSVELGPITGIAEAIVDLVATGRTLRDNGLVAIEDLFLTTARLVGHPLSLRLDQGDLRQIVEAMRSTTPVSKVTS
- the gloB gene encoding hydroxyacylglutathione hydrolase, translated to MAMASTIDGIHPVAVLSDNIVWVWVHGNQAIVIDPAVSEPIIDWLDTRGLQLVAVLQTHHHSDHIGGTPGLLQRWSSAEVVAAADDLERIPFQTLSVHDGDAIELLGRPVRVMDVHAHTRAHIAYWLPEGASSTSQTSALFCGDTMFSGGCGRLFEGTPADMHRALQRLGSLPPDTLVCCAHEYTEGNLRWAAQQVPNDALITNRLQEVQAKRRSGSLTLPSSIAEEWRSNLFLRATSAEQLGRLRQHKDNWRG